One window of the Macaca thibetana thibetana isolate TM-01 chromosome 1, ASM2454274v1, whole genome shotgun sequence genome contains the following:
- the LOC126936055 gene encoding uncharacterized protein LOC126936055 isoform X3, which translates to MRLFIQTDCPALEGVRLEALPPPGPKWPLSPFLLAACTPTHLPHTRTPPYTPPAHPPNTYTPVYTPSMPTEHPHTSLPSTHQPTSLHHPLTHLIPVHLLTHAPHTAHLHTSLSSTHPHTSLLSTHPPHTLHTPIAHPPHTHLTPAHLMHPPHTHTPPYTLHTHLSPTHLLTLHTPNSHTPYTPTSHLPPTHLLTHPPLTHTPPYSPHTHLSPTHLLTHPPLTHTPPYPPHTQTPPYTPTSHPHTSLHTHLSPTHLLTHPPLTHTPPYTPTSHPHTSLPSTHLLTHPPHTRTPPCKPTFCCCPTLWGSLWPAGLAGSGVAGDRGGVQADPEGYSSPAQ; encoded by the exons ATGAGGCTGTTCATACAGACGGATTGTCCTGCTTTAGAGGGGGTGAGGCTGGAggcccttcctcctcctggccCAAAGTGGCCACTTAGCCCGTTCCTTTTGGctgcatgcacacccacacaccttCCGCACACCCGGACACCTCCTTACACACCCCCTGCACACCCACCAAACACCTACACACCTGTTTACACACCCTCCATGCCCACTGAACACCCGCACACTTCCTTACCCTCCACACACCAGCCCACCTCCTTAcatcatccactcacccacctcaTACCTGTACACCTCCTTACACACGCTCCACACACTGCACAC CTGCACACCTCCTTATCCTCTACACACCCGCACACCTCCTTACTCTCCACACATCCACCTCACACCCTCCACACACCAATCGCACACCCTCCACACACCCACCTCACACCTGCACACCTTATGCACcctccacacacccacacacctccTTACACACTACACACCCACCTCTCACCCACACACCTCCTTACTCTCCACACACCCAACTCCCACACACCTTACACACCCACCTCACACCTCCCACCCACACACCTCCTTACACACCCACCTCTCACCCACACACCTCCTTACTCTCCACACACCCACCTCTCACCCACACACCTCCTTACACACCCACCTCTCACCCACACACCTCCTTACCCTCCACACACCCAA ACACCTCCTTACACACCCACCTCTCACCCACACACCTCCTTACACACCCACCTCTCACCCACACACCTCCTTACACACCCACCTCTCACCCACACACCTCCTTACACACCCACCTCTCACCCACACACCTCCTTACCCTCCACACACCTTCTTACACACCCTCCACACACCCGCACACCTCCTTGTAAACCCACCTTTTGCTGCTGCCCTACTCTCTGGGGGTCCCTGTGGCCTGCTGGTCTGGCCGGGTCAGGTGTGGCTGGGGACAGGGGAGGTGTGCAGGCAGATCCTGAAGGCTACTCCTCACCAGCCCAGTAA
- the LOC126936055 gene encoding uncharacterized protein LOC126936055 isoform X40, with amino-acid sequence MRLFIQTDCPALEGVRLEALPPPGPKWPLSPFLLAACTPTHLPHTRTPPYTPPAHPPNTYTPVYTPSMPTEHPHTSLPSTHQPTSLHHPLTHLIPVHLLTHAPHTAHLHTSLSSTHPHTSLLSTHPPHTLHTPIAHPPHTHLTPAHLMHPPHTHTPPYTLHTHLSPTHLLTLHTPNSLHTHLSPTHLLTHPPLTHTPPYPPHTQTPPYTPTSHPHTSLHTHLSPTHLLTHPPLTHTPPYTPTSHPHTSLPSTHLLTHPPHTRTPPCKPTFCCCPTLWGSLWPAGLAGSGVAGDRGGVQADPEGYSSPAQ; translated from the exons ATGAGGCTGTTCATACAGACGGATTGTCCTGCTTTAGAGGGGGTGAGGCTGGAggcccttcctcctcctggccCAAAGTGGCCACTTAGCCCGTTCCTTTTGGctgcatgcacacccacacaccttCCGCACACCCGGACACCTCCTTACACACCCCCTGCACACCCACCAAACACCTACACACCTGTTTACACACCCTCCATGCCCACTGAACACCCGCACACTTCCTTACCCTCCACACACCAGCCCACCTCCTTAcatcatccactcacccacctcaTACCTGTACACCTCCTTACACACGCTCCACACACTGCACAC CTGCACACCTCCTTATCCTCTACACACCCGCACACCTCCTTACTCTCCACACATCCACCTCACACCCTCCACACACCAATCGCACACCCTCCACACACCCACCTCACACCTGCACACCTTATGCACcctccacacacccacacacctccTTACACACTACACACCCACCTCTCACCCACACACCTCCTTACTCTCCACACACCCAA CTCCTTACACACCCACCTCTCACCCACACAC CTCCTTACACACCCACCTCTCACCCACACACCTCCTTACCCTCCACACACCCAA ACACCTCCTTACACACCCACCTCTCACCCACACACCTCCTTACACACCCACCTCTCACCCACACACCTCCTTACACACCCACCTCTCACCCACACACCTCCTTACACACCCACCTCTCACCCACACACCTCCTTACCCTCCACACACCTTCTTACACACCCTCCACACACCCGCACACCTCCTTGTAAACCCACCTTTTGCTGCTGCCCTACTCTCTGGGGGTCCCTGTGGCCTGCTGGTCTGGCCGGGTCAGGTGTGGCTGGGGACAGGGGAGGTGTGCAGGCAGATCCTGAAGGCTACTCCTCACCAGCCCAGTAA
- the LOC126936055 gene encoding uncharacterized protein LOC126936055 isoform X16, whose amino-acid sequence MRLFIQTDCPALEGVRLEALPPPGPKWPLSPFLLAACTPTHLPHTRTPPYTPPAHPPNTYTPVYTPSMPTEHPHTSLPSTHQPTSLHHPLTHLIPVHLLTHAPHTAHLHTSLSSTHPHTSLLSTHPPHTLHTPIAHPPHTHLTPAHLMHPPHTHTPPYTLHTHLSPTHLLTLHTPNSLHTHLSPTHLLTLHTPTSHPHTSLHTHLSPTHLLTLHTPNSHTPYTPTSHLPPTHLLTHLSPTHLLTHPPLTHTPPYTPTSHPHTSLPSTHLLTHPPHTRTPPCKPTFCCCPTLWGSLWPAGLAGSGVAGDRGGVQADPEGYSSPAQ is encoded by the exons ATGAGGCTGTTCATACAGACGGATTGTCCTGCTTTAGAGGGGGTGAGGCTGGAggcccttcctcctcctggccCAAAGTGGCCACTTAGCCCGTTCCTTTTGGctgcatgcacacccacacaccttCCGCACACCCGGACACCTCCTTACACACCCCCTGCACACCCACCAAACACCTACACACCTGTTTACACACCCTCCATGCCCACTGAACACCCGCACACTTCCTTACCCTCCACACACCAGCCCACCTCCTTAcatcatccactcacccacctcaTACCTGTACACCTCCTTACACACGCTCCACACACTGCACAC CTGCACACCTCCTTATCCTCTACACACCCGCACACCTCCTTACTCTCCACACATCCACCTCACACCCTCCACACACCAATCGCACACCCTCCACACACCCACCTCACACCTGCACACCTTATGCACcctccacacacccacacacctccTTACACACTACACACCCACCTCTCACCCACACACCTCCTTACTCTCCACACACCCAA CTCCTTACACACCCACCTCTCACCCACACACCTCCTTACTCTCCACACACCCACCTCTCACCCACACACCTCCTTACACACCCACCTCTCACCCACACACCTCCTTACCCTCCACACACCCAACTCCCACACACCTTACACACCCACCTCACACCTCCCACCCACACACCTCCTTAC CCACCTCTCACCCACACACCTCCTTACACACCCACCTCTCACCCACACACCTCCTTACACACCCACCTCTCACCCACACACCTCCTTACCCTCCACACACCTTCTTACACACCCTCCACACACCCGCACACCTCCTTGTAAACCCACCTTTTGCTGCTGCCCTACTCTCTGGGGGTCCCTGTGGCCTGCTGGTCTGGCCGGGTCAGGTGTGGCTGGGGACAGGGGAGGTGTGCAGGCAGATCCTGAAGGCTACTCCTCACCAGCCCAGTAA
- the LOC126936055 gene encoding uncharacterized histidine-rich protein DDB_G0274557-like isoform X42, which produces MRLFIQTDCPALEGVRLEALPPPGPKWPLSPFLLAACTPTHLPHTRTPPYTPPAHPPNTYTPVYTPSMPTEHPHTSLPSTHQPTSLHHPLTHLIPVHLLTHAPHTAHLHTSLSSTHPHTSLLSTHPPHTLHTPIAHPPHTHLTPAHLMHPPHTHTPPYTLHTHLSPTHLLTLHTPNSLHTHLSPTHLLTLHTPTSHPHTSLHTHLSPTHLLTLHTPNSHTPYTPTSHLPPTHLTPPYTPTSHPHTSLPSTHLLTHPPHTRTPPCKPTFCCCPTLWGSLWPAGLAGSGVAGDRGGVQADPEGYSSPAQ; this is translated from the exons ATGAGGCTGTTCATACAGACGGATTGTCCTGCTTTAGAGGGGGTGAGGCTGGAggcccttcctcctcctggccCAAAGTGGCCACTTAGCCCGTTCCTTTTGGctgcatgcacacccacacaccttCCGCACACCCGGACACCTCCTTACACACCCCCTGCACACCCACCAAACACCTACACACCTGTTTACACACCCTCCATGCCCACTGAACACCCGCACACTTCCTTACCCTCCACACACCAGCCCACCTCCTTAcatcatccactcacccacctcaTACCTGTACACCTCCTTACACACGCTCCACACACTGCACAC CTGCACACCTCCTTATCCTCTACACACCCGCACACCTCCTTACTCTCCACACATCCACCTCACACCCTCCACACACCAATCGCACACCCTCCACACACCCACCTCACACCTGCACACCTTATGCACcctccacacacccacacacctccTTACACACTACACACCCACCTCTCACCCACACACCTCCTTACTCTCCACACACCCAA CTCCTTACACACCCACCTCTCACCCACACACCTCCTTACTCTCCACACACCCACCTCTCACCCACACACCTCCTTACACACCCACCTCTCACCCACACACCTCCTTACCCTCCACACACCCAACTCCCACACACCTTACACACCCACCTCACACCTCCCACCCACACACCTC ACACCTCCTTACACACCCACCTCTCACCCACACACCTCCTTACCCTCCACACACCTTCTTACACACCCTCCACACACCCGCACACCTCCTTGTAAACCCACCTTTTGCTGCTGCCCTACTCTCTGGGGGTCCCTGTGGCCTGCTGGTCTGGCCGGGTCAGGTGTGGCTGGGGACAGGGGAGGTGTGCAGGCAGATCCTGAAGGCTACTCCTCACCAGCCCAGTAA
- the LOC126936055 gene encoding uncharacterized protein LOC126936055 isoform X20, which yields MRLFIQTDCPALEGVRLEALPPPGPKWPLSPFLLAACTPTHLPHTRTPPYTPPAHPPNTYTPVYTPSMPTEHPHTSLPSTHQPTSLHHPLTHLIPVHLLTHAPHTAHLHTSLSSTHPHTSLLSTHPPHTLHTPIAHPPHTHLTPAHLMHPPHTHTPPYTLHTHLSPTHLLTLHTPNSHTPYTPTSHLPPTHLLTHPPLTHTPPYTPTSHPHTSLPSTHPTPYTPTSHPHTSLHTHLSPTHLLTHPPLTHTPPYTPTSHPHTSLPSTHLLTHPPHTRTPPCKPTFCCCPTLWGSLWPAGLAGSGVAGDRGGVQADPEGYSSPAQ from the exons ATGAGGCTGTTCATACAGACGGATTGTCCTGCTTTAGAGGGGGTGAGGCTGGAggcccttcctcctcctggccCAAAGTGGCCACTTAGCCCGTTCCTTTTGGctgcatgcacacccacacaccttCCGCACACCCGGACACCTCCTTACACACCCCCTGCACACCCACCAAACACCTACACACCTGTTTACACACCCTCCATGCCCACTGAACACCCGCACACTTCCTTACCCTCCACACACCAGCCCACCTCCTTAcatcatccactcacccacctcaTACCTGTACACCTCCTTACACACGCTCCACACACTGCACAC CTGCACACCTCCTTATCCTCTACACACCCGCACACCTCCTTACTCTCCACACATCCACCTCACACCCTCCACACACCAATCGCACACCCTCCACACACCCACCTCACACCTGCACACCTTATGCACcctccacacacccacacacctccTTACACACTACACACCCACCTCTCACCCACACACCTCCTTACTCTCCACACACCCAACTCCCACACACCTTACACACCCACCTCACACCTCCCACCCACACACCTCCTTACACACCCACCTCTCACCCACACAC CTCCTTACACACCCACCTCTCACCCACACACCTCCTTACCCTCCACACACCCAA CTCCTTACACACCCACCTCTCACCCACACACCTCCTTACACACCCACCTCTCACCCACACACCTCCTTACACACCCACCTCTCACCCACACACCTCCTTACACACCCACCTCTCACCCACACACCTCCTTACCCTCCACACACCTTCTTACACACCCTCCACACACCCGCACACCTCCTTGTAAACCCACCTTTTGCTGCTGCCCTACTCTCTGGGGGTCCCTGTGGCCTGCTGGTCTGGCCGGGTCAGGTGTGGCTGGGGACAGGGGAGGTGTGCAGGCAGATCCTGAAGGCTACTCCTCACCAGCCCAGTAA
- the LOC126936055 gene encoding uncharacterized protein LOC126936055 isoform X28 — MRLFIQTDCPALEGVRLEALPPPGPKWPLSPFLLAACTPTHLPHTRTPPYTPPAHPPNTYTPVYTPSMPTEHPHTSLPSTHQPTSLHHPLTHLIPVHLLTHAPHTAHLHTSLSSTHPHTSLLSTHPPHTLHTPIAHPPHTHLTPAHLMHPPHTHTPPYTLHTHLSPTHLLTLHTPNSHTPYTPTSHLPPTHLLTHPPLTHTPPYSPHTHLSPTHLLTHPPLTHTPPYPPHTQLLTHPPLTHTPPYTPTSHPHTSLPSTHLLTHPPHTRTPPCKPTFCCCPTLWGSLWPAGLAGSGVAGDRGGVQADPEGYSSPAQ; from the exons ATGAGGCTGTTCATACAGACGGATTGTCCTGCTTTAGAGGGGGTGAGGCTGGAggcccttcctcctcctggccCAAAGTGGCCACTTAGCCCGTTCCTTTTGGctgcatgcacacccacacaccttCCGCACACCCGGACACCTCCTTACACACCCCCTGCACACCCACCAAACACCTACACACCTGTTTACACACCCTCCATGCCCACTGAACACCCGCACACTTCCTTACCCTCCACACACCAGCCCACCTCCTTAcatcatccactcacccacctcaTACCTGTACACCTCCTTACACACGCTCCACACACTGCACAC CTGCACACCTCCTTATCCTCTACACACCCGCACACCTCCTTACTCTCCACACATCCACCTCACACCCTCCACACACCAATCGCACACCCTCCACACACCCACCTCACACCTGCACACCTTATGCACcctccacacacccacacacctccTTACACACTACACACCCACCTCTCACCCACACACCTCCTTACTCTCCACACACCCAACTCCCACACACCTTACACACCCACCTCACACCTCCCACCCACACACCTCCTTACACACCCACCTCTCACCCACACACCTCCTTACTCTCCACACACCCACCTCTCACCCACACACCTCCTTACACACCCACCTCTCACCCACACACCTCCTTACCCTCCACACACCCAA CTCCTTACACACCCACCTCTCACCCACACACCTCCTTACACACCCACCTCTCACCCACACACCTCCTTACCCTCCACACACCTTCTTACACACCCTCCACACACCCGCACACCTCCTTGTAAACCCACCTTTTGCTGCTGCCCTACTCTCTGGGGGTCCCTGTGGCCTGCTGGTCTGGCCGGGTCAGGTGTGGCTGGGGACAGGGGAGGTGTGCAGGCAGATCCTGAAGGCTACTCCTCACCAGCCCAGTAA
- the LOC126936055 gene encoding uncharacterized protein LOC126936055 isoform X19: protein MRLFIQTDCPALEGVRLEALPPPGPKWPLSPFLLAACTPTHLPHTRTPPYTPPAHPPNTYTPVYTPSMPTEHPHTSLPSTHQPTSLHHPLTHLIPVHLLTHAPHTAHLHTSLSSTHPHTSLLSTHPPHTLHTPIAHPPHTHLTPAHLMHPPHTHTPPYTLHTHLSPTHLLTLHTPNSHTPYTPTSHLPPTHLLTHPPLTHTPPYPPLTHTPPYPPHTQTPPYTPTSHPHTSLHTHLSPTHLLTHPPLTHTPPYTPTSHPHTSLPSTHLLTHPPHTRTPPCKPTFCCCPTLWGSLWPAGLAGSGVAGDRGGVQADPEGYSSPAQ from the exons ATGAGGCTGTTCATACAGACGGATTGTCCTGCTTTAGAGGGGGTGAGGCTGGAggcccttcctcctcctggccCAAAGTGGCCACTTAGCCCGTTCCTTTTGGctgcatgcacacccacacaccttCCGCACACCCGGACACCTCCTTACACACCCCCTGCACACCCACCAAACACCTACACACCTGTTTACACACCCTCCATGCCCACTGAACACCCGCACACTTCCTTACCCTCCACACACCAGCCCACCTCCTTAcatcatccactcacccacctcaTACCTGTACACCTCCTTACACACGCTCCACACACTGCACAC CTGCACACCTCCTTATCCTCTACACACCCGCACACCTCCTTACTCTCCACACATCCACCTCACACCCTCCACACACCAATCGCACACCCTCCACACACCCACCTCACACCTGCACACCTTATGCACcctccacacacccacacacctccTTACACACTACACACCCACCTCTCACCCACACACCTCCTTACTCTCCACACACCCAACTCCCACACACCTTACACACCCACCTCACACCTCCCACCCACACACCTCCTTACACACCCACCTCTCACCCACACACCTCCTTAC CCACCTCTCACCCACACACCTCCTTACCCTCCACACACCCAA ACACCTCCTTACACACCCACCTCTCACCCACACACCTCCTTACACACCCACCTCTCACCCACACACCTCCTTACACACCCACCTCTCACCCACACACCTCCTTACACACCCACCTCTCACCCACACACCTCCTTACCCTCCACACACCTTCTTACACACCCTCCACACACCCGCACACCTCCTTGTAAACCCACCTTTTGCTGCTGCCCTACTCTCTGGGGGTCCCTGTGGCCTGCTGGTCTGGCCGGGTCAGGTGTGGCTGGGGACAGGGGAGGTGTGCAGGCAGATCCTGAAGGCTACTCCTCACCAGCCCAGTAA
- the LOC126936055 gene encoding uncharacterized protein LOC126936055 isoform X12, producing MRLFIQTDCPALEGVRLEALPPPGPKWPLSPFLLAACTPTHLPHTRTPPYTPPAHPPNTYTPVYTPSMPTEHPHTSLPSTHQPTSLHHPLTHLIPVHLLTHAPHTAHLHTSLSSTHPHTSLLSTHPPHTLHTPIAHPPHTHLTPAHLMHPPHTHTPPYTLHTHLSPTHLLTLHTPNSHTPYTPTSHLPPTHLLTHPPLTHTPPYSPHTHLSPTHLLTHPPLTHTPPYTPTSHPHTSLHTHLSPTHLLTHPPLTHTPPYTPTSHPHTSLPSTHLLTHPPHTRTPPCKPTFCCCPTLWGSLWPAGLAGSGVAGDRGGVQADPEGYSSPAQ from the exons ATGAGGCTGTTCATACAGACGGATTGTCCTGCTTTAGAGGGGGTGAGGCTGGAggcccttcctcctcctggccCAAAGTGGCCACTTAGCCCGTTCCTTTTGGctgcatgcacacccacacaccttCCGCACACCCGGACACCTCCTTACACACCCCCTGCACACCCACCAAACACCTACACACCTGTTTACACACCCTCCATGCCCACTGAACACCCGCACACTTCCTTACCCTCCACACACCAGCCCACCTCCTTAcatcatccactcacccacctcaTACCTGTACACCTCCTTACACACGCTCCACACACTGCACAC CTGCACACCTCCTTATCCTCTACACACCCGCACACCTCCTTACTCTCCACACATCCACCTCACACCCTCCACACACCAATCGCACACCCTCCACACACCCACCTCACACCTGCACACCTTATGCACcctccacacacccacacacctccTTACACACTACACACCCACCTCTCACCCACACACCTCCTTACTCTCCACACACCCAACTCCCACACACCTTACACACCCACCTCACACCTCCCACCCACACACCTCCTTACACACCCACCTCTCACCCACACACCTCCTTACTCTCCACACACCCACCTCTCACCCACACACCTCCTTACACACCCACCTCTCACCCACACAC CTCCTTACACACCCACCTCTCACCCACACACCTCCTTACACACCCACCTCTCACCCACACACCTCCTTACACACCCACCTCTCACCCACACACCTCCTTACACACCCACCTCTCACCCACACACCTCCTTACCCTCCACACACCTTCTTACACACCCTCCACACACCCGCACACCTCCTTGTAAACCCACCTTTTGCTGCTGCCCTACTCTCTGGGGGTCCCTGTGGCCTGCTGGTCTGGCCGGGTCAGGTGTGGCTGGGGACAGGGGAGGTGTGCAGGCAGATCCTGAAGGCTACTCCTCACCAGCCCAGTAA
- the LOC126936055 gene encoding uncharacterized histidine-rich protein DDB_G0274557-like isoform X37, with protein MRLFIQTDCPALEGVRLEALPPPGPKWPLSPFLLAACTPTHLPHTRTPPYTPPAHPPNTYTPVYTPSMPTEHPHTSLPSTHQPTSLHHPLTHLIPVHLLTHAPHTAHLHTSLSSTHPHTSLLSTHPPHTLHTPIAHPPHTHLTPAHLMHPPHTHTPPYTLHTHLSPTHLLTLHTPNSLHTHLSPTHLLTLHTPTSHPHTSLHTHLSPTHLLTLHTPNSLHTHLSPTHLLTHPPLTHTPPYTPTSHPHTSLPSTHLLTHPPHTRTPPCKPTFCCCPTLWGSLWPAGLAGSGVAGDRGGVQADPEGYSSPAQ; from the exons ATGAGGCTGTTCATACAGACGGATTGTCCTGCTTTAGAGGGGGTGAGGCTGGAggcccttcctcctcctggccCAAAGTGGCCACTTAGCCCGTTCCTTTTGGctgcatgcacacccacacaccttCCGCACACCCGGACACCTCCTTACACACCCCCTGCACACCCACCAAACACCTACACACCTGTTTACACACCCTCCATGCCCACTGAACACCCGCACACTTCCTTACCCTCCACACACCAGCCCACCTCCTTAcatcatccactcacccacctcaTACCTGTACACCTCCTTACACACGCTCCACACACTGCACAC CTGCACACCTCCTTATCCTCTACACACCCGCACACCTCCTTACTCTCCACACATCCACCTCACACCCTCCACACACCAATCGCACACCCTCCACACACCCACCTCACACCTGCACACCTTATGCACcctccacacacccacacacctccTTACACACTACACACCCACCTCTCACCCACACACCTCCTTACTCTCCACACACCCAA CTCCTTACACACCCACCTCTCACCCACACACCTCCTTACTCTCCACACACCCACCTCTCACCCACACACCTCCTTACACACCCACCTCTCACCCACACACCTCCTTACCCTCCACACACCCAA CTCCTTACACACCCACCTCTCACCCACACACCTCCTTACACACCCACCTCTCACCCACACACCTCCTTACACACCCACCTCTCACCCACACACCTCCTTACCCTCCACACACCTTCTTACACACCCTCCACACACCCGCACACCTCCTTGTAAACCCACCTTTTGCTGCTGCCCTACTCTCTGGGGGTCCCTGTGGCCTGCTGGTCTGGCCGGGTCAGGTGTGGCTGGGGACAGGGGAGGTGTGCAGGCAGATCCTGAAGGCTACTCCTCACCAGCCCAGTAA